The Pseudoxanthomonas suwonensis sequence GCCGGGCAAGGACGGCCTGGTCCACGTGTCGCAGATCTCCAACGACCGCGTCGAGAAGGTCAGCGACGCACTGAAGGAAGGCGACCTGGTCAAGGTCAAGGTGCTGGAAGTCGACAAGCAGGGCCGCATCCGCCTGTCGATCAAGGCCGTCGAGGAAGGCGAGGACGTGGCCGGCTGAACCCGGACGCACATTGCGTGGTTTCATGAGGGAGCGGGCTTATGCCCGCTCCCTTTTTTTTGGGGGATCTTGCAAGACCGATCTCGCCATGGCATGAGACGGCGGACAAAATGTGATGTATGTCTCTGATATGAGCTAGGAATCCCGCCAGTCTGCCCGCTATCGCGAGCCTGCCGTCATCACGCAAAGCAGACCATTTGTTAACGACACTTTAATTTCTCTTCAAGGACGACTAGTATCGGGCGCAACTTGCCGGTCCTGGTCGGCGGGTTCCCAGGGGATTAAACCCAAGACTTACTTGGAGAGAGAGATGACTTTGAAGACCACCAAGCTCCGCGACGCGATCACCTTCGCGCTCGCTGTGTGCGCCACCGCTGCCGCCGGAACCGGCGTAGCGCTAGCTCAAGAAACCAGCGGACAGCCGCAGACGCTCGATCGCATCGACGTGCTCGGTTCCCGCATCAAGCGCGCCGAGGCCGAAACGGCCCTGCCGGTGCTCTCGATTTCCCGCCAGGAACTGCAGCGCACGGGCCTGACCCAGGTTGCGGACGTGCTGCGCGAGATCAGCGTGGCCGGCCCGTCGCTGAGCCTGAACACCAACAACGGCAACACCAGCGGCAACTCCAGCATCAACCTGCGCAACTGCGGCTCCAACCGCACCCTGGTGATGGTCAATGGCCGCCGCTGGGTCACCGACAACGGCCTGGCCGGTGCGGTCGACCTGAGCTCGATCCCGATGGCCGCCGTCGAGCGCATCGACGTGCTGAAGGACGGCGCCTCCGCGCTGTACGGTTCCGACGCGATCTGCGGCGTGATCAACATCCAGACCCGGTCCGACTTCGACGGCGCCCAGTTCAACGCCTACCGCGGCCAGTACAGCCAGGGCGACGGCGTCCGTGACGCCTACGACTTCACCGTCGGCGGCAACACCGACCGCTTCTCCGGCCTGCTGAACCTCGCCTTCACCGAGCAGGGTGCCGTCTCCGCCGGCGACCGCGACATTTCCGCCATTCCGCTGTACGGCTTCCCGGCCAATGTCTCCACCCCGGGTCGCGCCAGCCCGGTCGGGCCCTATGGCAACTACACCGTGACCGGTCTCGGCAACATCATCCTCGACCCGAGCCGCCCCGGCTGTCAGCCCGGTCAGGTTTGCGCACCCGGTACCGCCGGTGATTTCCGTCCGTTCAACTTCCTGACCGACGGCTACAACTTCGCGCCGGACAACCATCTGATCCAGCCGCAGCGGACCTATTCGGTGTTCGGCCAGGTCGGTTACCAGCTGTTCGACCAAGTTCGTTTCAGCAGCGAAGTGTTCTACACCAACCGTGTGGGTGACGCGCAGCTTGCGGCCCAGCCGCTGTCGCCGCTGACGATCTCCGCCCAGAGCATCTACAACCCGTTCGGCGTCAACGTCACCGGTGGCGCGTTCCGCCCGACCAACTTCCCGCGCGTGTTTGGTCAGGAGCAGGACACCTGGCGTTTCAACGCGGCGCTTGATGGCCACTTCGACATCAACGATCGCTACTTCGCCTGGGACGTCGGCTATACCTACGCCGAGAACAAGCAGCTGCAGCCGAAGAACGGCTTCTACTTCTCGACCCGGGTCAACCAGGCGACCGGTCCGTCGTTCATCGACAGCTCGGGCGTGGCCCGCTGCGGCACGCCGACTGCGATCATCGCCGGCTGCGTCCCGATGAACGTGATGGGCGGCCCGACCGGCTTCACCCAGGAAATGTTCGACTGGATCGCGGTCAACCCGAAGAACCTGCAGAAGGCCACCCAGGAGGCGATCACCGCCAACCTGTCCGGCGACCTGTTCTCGCTTCCGGGCGGCACGATGGCGTTCGCGTTCGGCCTCGAGCACCGCAAGGAATTCGGTTCGAACGAGCCCGACCCGCTGACCGCCGCAGGCCTGGTGCTGGGCGACAACCCGTTCCTGCCGACCCGCGGCAGCTACAGCGTCGACGAAGCCTACCTCGAGCTGCAGATCCCGCTGCTGTCGGACGTGGCCTTTGCCGATTCGCTGGAACTGTCGCTGGCCGCGCGCTACTCCGACTACTCGAGCTTCGGCACCACCACCAACCCCAAGGCCAGCCTGCGCTGGCAGATCAACGAGCAGATGCTGGTGCGCGGCTCGTGGGGTGAGGGCTTCCGTGCGCCTTCGGTCTCCGAGTTGTACCAGGGCTTCGCCACCGGCCGTCCGGCGTTCCAGGACGTCTGCAGCGACAACAACCCGAACTTCGTCGGCAGCGCCGCCGTGCGCCAGGCGTGCTACAACACCGGCGTTCCGGTGGGCTTCCGCAGCCAGCTGTCGCAGACCTTCGCGACCACCGGCGGCAACCCGGACCTGCGTCCGGAGACCTCCGAGTCGCAGACCCTGGGCTTCGTGTACTCGCCGTCGTGGCTGTCCGGTTTCGACGCCTACGTCGACTGGTACAGCATCGTGATCGAGAACTCGATCGGCTCGCTCGCCGCGCAGACCATCATCAACGAGTGCTACCTGCAGGCCAATGCCGGCAGCTGCGCCCTGATCACCCGCGACACCGTCGGCGCCGTCAACGGCAACCCGGGCGAGATCTCGGCCATCATTGCGCAGAACCGCAACTTCGTCGGCGGCATCGAGACCGAGGGCTTCGACTTCGGCGCTTCCTACCGGTTCGAGACCGACGACTGGGGCCTGTTCCAGTTCCGCCTGGACAGCACCTACGTCAGCTACTACGGCGACGTCGGCCAGCCGTCGCGCGGCGAGCTCAACGGCGACGGCCGCATCTCGTCCGGCAACACGGCCGGCCAGCTGCCGGCCGGCTCGTCCACCGGCGCTCCGCGTCACCGCCTGCGTTCCAACCTGACCGCCAACTGGCAGTATGGCGCGTTCGACGCATCGGTGACCATGGAATACCGGAGCCGCGTGCGCGAGAGCTGCAACAACGTGTACAACACCGCCAACGCGCTGGCCGCGGTCGATCCGTCCTACCGCGACCTGGTCAACCTCTGCTCCGATCCGGACCGGATCATCAACGACTACACGTTCGTTCCGGGTACCCAGGACGTCGTCGCCAATCCGGCGCGCCGGCCGGTGAACATGCTCGGCGGCACCACCTACACGCACGTGCAGGCGGGCTGGACGGCTCCGTGGAAGGGCAAGGTCACGCTCGGCATCCGCAACCTGTTCGACAAGAACCCGCCGTTCTCGTCGGATGCGTTCGCGAACTCGTTCGACGCCCAGTACCTGGTCCCCGGTCAGTTCTTCTACATGAACTACCAGCAGAACTTCTGAGGCAGATCCAACGGCATTGTGGGTTCCGACCCACGGACAACGGCCCCGCAAGGGGCCGTTGTTTTTTTGGGCCGACCGGTGGTGGGCCAGCATGGCTTGCATCGGGGAGAAGCGACGGTGGCTACAGGCTCGACCGGGTGCTCCGCCACGCGGAAGCGGAGCCCGGGCCGGTGGCACACAAGCCCGGCGCAGGCGACGCACTCGCGTCCCGTCGCCGGTATCGCCAGCAGGATGCCTCAGGCCGCTCAGGCCGCTCAGGCCGCCTTGAGCGTCTCCAGCCCGCGCAGGTCGAGGATGTCGACCCGGTAGGTGCCGGGCAGGGCTATCAGGCCGCGGTTGCGCAGGGCGGTCAGGCAGCGGCTGACCGTCTCCACGGTCAGGCCGAGGTGATCGGCGATGTCGGCGCGCGGCATGGGCAGGTCGATCGACGGGCCGGCGATGCCGGCGCGCGCCTGCCGCTCGGCCAGGGTCAGCAGGAAGTCGGCCAGGCGCTCGGTCGGGTTCATCCGCGCCAGCGCCATCATCCGTTCGTGCGCCGAATCCAGCTCGGTGCAGGCCCGCTCCAGCAGCTTGCCCTGCAGGTGCGGGTACTGCGTGCCCAGGCGCTGCATGGCGTCCACGCCGAAGCGGCACAACTCGGTCTCGCCCAGCGCCTCGATGTCGTGCTGGTTGAGCTCCGCGCCGCTGAGCCCGACGAAGTCGCCCGGCAGGGCGAAGCCGGCCACCTGGCGGCGGCCGTCGGCCGACAGCCGCACCAGGCGCAGGGCGCCGCGGGTGACGGTGTACACGTGCCTGCGCGGTTCACCCTGGCGCACCAGCACCGCGCCGGGGGCCAGCACCTGCAGCGCGGCGGCGGAGTCCAGCGCCCGCATTTCCTCGCGCGAGAGTACCGAGCAGACCGCCAGGTGGCGGACCTGGCAGTGCAGGCACGGGCCCATCGGACCGGCGTCTTCCGGTGGCGGGTTCAGGCAGGGGTTGTCGAACGGGGGCCAGGACATGAGCGCGCCACGGTGCGGTTGGACCCATGATAGCGGCGTGCAGAGGGCCGCGGGGCCGTCTTCGCCCAAGGTAGAATTGCCGCCCCAGTGCGTTCAGCAGGAGTTTTCCGCTTGATCAGGCCCCGCACCCCGCCCGGCGTCATGGAGCTGCTGCCGCGCGAGCAGATCGCGTTCCAGCGCATGCTGGACGTGATCCGCCGCAACTACGAGCGCTTCGGCTTCCTGCCGGTGGAGACGCCGGTGTTCGAGCTGTCCGACGTGCTGCTGACCAAGTCCGGCGGAGAGACCGAGCGGCAGGTGTACTTCGTCCAGTCCACCGGCGCGCTGGCCAATGCCGCGGCCGACGCGGAGGCCGGCAAGGGCGAGGGCGGGCTACCCGAGCTGGCCCTGCGCTTCGACCTGACCGTGCCGCTGGCCCGCTACGTGGCCGAACACGAGCACGAGCTGAGCTTCCCGTTCCGCCGCTACCAGATGCAGCGCGTGTACCGCGGCGAGCGCGCCCAGCGCGGCCGCTTCCGCGAGTTCTACCAGTGCGACATCGACGTGATCGGCAAGGACGCGCTGAGCATCCGCTACGACGCCGAGGTGCTGGCGGTGATCCACGCGGTGTTCTCCGAACTGGGGATCGGCGCGTTCCGGGTGCAGCTGAACAACCGCAAGCTGATGCGCGGCTTCTTCGAGGCCCAGGGCGTGGCCGACCCGCAGCGGCAGGCGCTGGTCCTGCGCGAGGTCGACAAGCTCGACAAGCGCGGCGCCGATTACGTGCGCGAGACGCTCACCGGCCCGGACTTCGGCCTGCCGGCCGAGGCTGTGGCGCGGATCCTGGCCTTCGTCGAGGTGCGCTCGGAATCGCACGACGACGCCCTGGCGAAGATCGACGCGGTCCTGGCCGAGGCCGGCGACGCCGCCGGCGAGGTCCTGCGCGCCGGCGCCGCCGAGCTGCGCGAGGTGCTGCAGCTGGTCAAGGCGCTGGGCGTGCCCGAGGCGGCCTACTGCCTGAACTTCTCCATCGCCCGCGGCCTGGACTACTACACCGGCACCGTCTACGAGACCCAGCTGGTCGACCATCCCGGGATCGGCTCGATCTGCTCGGGCGGCCGCTACGAGGACCTGGCCAGCCACTACACCAAGTCGAAGCTGCCGGGCGTGGGCATCTCGATCGGCCTGAGCCGGCTGTTCTGGCAGCTGCGCGAGGCCGGGCTGATCGAGGGCGCCGCCGAAAGCAGCGTGCAGGCGATGGTCGCGCTGATGGACGAGTCGCAGCTGCCGCAGGCGCTGGACATCGCCCGCCACCTCCGCGCCGGCGGCATCAACACCGAAGTGCAGATGGAGCCGCGCAAGGTCGGCAAGCAGTTCCAGTACGCCTCGCGCGCCGGGATCCGCTTCGTGGTGCTGGCCGGGGAGGACGAACTGGCGCGCGGCGTGGTCGCGGTCAAGGACCTGGTCCGCGAGCAGCAGTTCGACGTGCCGCGCGAGGAACTGGCCGGCACCCTGCGGGTTGAACTGGAACAGGCGCGGGCGCTGGCCGGCCGCTGAGCCGCGCGCGCCGCGCGGTACGCAACACGGAACACGAACATGCAGACGATCCGCCTCGACGGACAATCCCTGACCCGCGACCGCCTGGTCGCGGTCGCCCACGGCGCCCCGGTCGAACTCGACCCGCGCGCGCTGGCCGCGGTGCAGCGCGCCGCAGACTTCCTCGCCGAGCAGGTGCGGCGGGAAGAGCCGATCTACGGCGTCTCCACCGGCTTCGGCAGCAACGCCGACAAGCTGCTCGGGGCGCACCCGCTGCGCGACGAACTGCCGGGCGCCACCCCCTCGGGCCGCTCGCTGCACGAGGAACTGCAGCGCAACCTGATCGTCACCCACGCGGTGTGCGTGGGCGAGCCGATGGCCGCCGACGTGGTCCGGGCGATGCTGTGCATCCGCATCAACACCTTGCTCAAGGGCCATTCGGGCATCCGCGTGGAGACGCTGCAGGCGCTCACCGCGCTGCTCAACGCCGGGATCGTGCCGGTGGTGCCGCAGCTGGGCTCGGTCGGCGCCTCCGGCGACCTGGCGCCGCTGTCGCACCTGGCCATCGTGCTGCTCGGCGGCGGCGAGGCCTTCCTCGAGGGCGAGCGGTTGCCCGGTGCCGAGGCGCTGCGCCGCGCCGGCCTGCAGCCGGTGTCGCTGTCGTACAAGGAAGGCCTGGCGCTGAACAACGGCACCGCGCAGATGCTGGCGATGGGCGTGCTGGCGCTTCACCGGCTGGAACAGATGCTGGATACCGCCGACCTGGCCGCGGCGATGACCATCGATGCCTTCGCCGGCCGCCTGGGCGCTTTCGCCGAGGAAGTGCATGCGCTGCGCCCGCACCCGGGCCAGGTCCAAGTCGCCGCGAACCTGCGCAACCTGCTGGCCGGTTCGACCCTGGCCGACATCGCCTACCACCTGGTGCCGAGGTTCCGGTCGTGGTTGCCGTCGAGCTGGGATACGCAGGAGTCGCGCGAGCTGCGCTTCGACATCGGCTGGGACTGGGTCCCGGCCGACCAGCGCCACGGACGCGAGAAGTTCTACCTGCGCTTCCTGCCGTTCCGCGGCGGCAAGAAGCACCAGCCGCAGGACAGCTATTCGCTGCGCTGCATCCCGCAGGTGCACGGCGCGGTGCGCGACGCCGCCGCCCAGGCTGCGCGCGTGCTCGACATCGAGCTCAATGCGGTCACCGACAACCCGCTGGTGTTCCCGGACAAGGCCGATGCCGAGTACGTGGAACAGCAGGTGATCTCCGCCGGCCACTTCCACGGCATGCCGCTGGCGCTGGCGCTGAGCTACCTCAAGGCGGCGATCCCGACCCTGGCCTCGATCTCCGAGCGCCGGCTCAACAAGCTGGTCGACCCGGC is a genomic window containing:
- a CDS encoding HAL/PAL/TAL family ammonia-lyase; the protein is MQTIRLDGQSLTRDRLVAVAHGAPVELDPRALAAVQRAADFLAEQVRREEPIYGVSTGFGSNADKLLGAHPLRDELPGATPSGRSLHEELQRNLIVTHAVCVGEPMAADVVRAMLCIRINTLLKGHSGIRVETLQALTALLNAGIVPVVPQLGSVGASGDLAPLSHLAIVLLGGGEAFLEGERLPGAEALRRAGLQPVSLSYKEGLALNNGTAQMLAMGVLALHRLEQMLDTADLAAAMTIDAFAGRLGAFAEEVHALRPHPGQVQVAANLRNLLAGSTLADIAYHLVPRFRSWLPSSWDTQESRELRFDIGWDWVPADQRHGREKFYLRFLPFRGGKKHQPQDSYSLRCIPQVHGAVRDAAAQAARVLDIELNAVTDNPLVFPDKADAEYVEQQVISAGHFHGMPLALALSYLKAAIPTLASISERRLNKLVDPATSDGLPAFLIGNEDGTESGHMIVQYTAAAIVNDLASRAHPASVFSVPTSANAEDHVSMGANEARHVLAMVEDLGKVLALELYTAAQALDLRRDMINAARALARRADAAALAAKVQGSPAADGAGRERFLDEVEALRAQLAQAEAFHPGTAVAAAHARIRAAVPFLERDRALDGEVAAMVALVASGALLPAAGAGA
- a CDS encoding TonB-dependent receptor plug domain-containing protein, which translates into the protein MTLKTTKLRDAITFALAVCATAAAGTGVALAQETSGQPQTLDRIDVLGSRIKRAEAETALPVLSISRQELQRTGLTQVADVLREISVAGPSLSLNTNNGNTSGNSSINLRNCGSNRTLVMVNGRRWVTDNGLAGAVDLSSIPMAAVERIDVLKDGASALYGSDAICGVINIQTRSDFDGAQFNAYRGQYSQGDGVRDAYDFTVGGNTDRFSGLLNLAFTEQGAVSAGDRDISAIPLYGFPANVSTPGRASPVGPYGNYTVTGLGNIILDPSRPGCQPGQVCAPGTAGDFRPFNFLTDGYNFAPDNHLIQPQRTYSVFGQVGYQLFDQVRFSSEVFYTNRVGDAQLAAQPLSPLTISAQSIYNPFGVNVTGGAFRPTNFPRVFGQEQDTWRFNAALDGHFDINDRYFAWDVGYTYAENKQLQPKNGFYFSTRVNQATGPSFIDSSGVARCGTPTAIIAGCVPMNVMGGPTGFTQEMFDWIAVNPKNLQKATQEAITANLSGDLFSLPGGTMAFAFGLEHRKEFGSNEPDPLTAAGLVLGDNPFLPTRGSYSVDEAYLELQIPLLSDVAFADSLELSLAARYSDYSSFGTTTNPKASLRWQINEQMLVRGSWGEGFRAPSVSELYQGFATGRPAFQDVCSDNNPNFVGSAAVRQACYNTGVPVGFRSQLSQTFATTGGNPDLRPETSESQTLGFVYSPSWLSGFDAYVDWYSIVIENSIGSLAAQTIINECYLQANAGSCALITRDTVGAVNGNPGEISAIIAQNRNFVGGIETEGFDFGASYRFETDDWGLFQFRLDSTYVSYYGDVGQPSRGELNGDGRISSGNTAGQLPAGSSTGAPRHRLRSNLTANWQYGAFDASVTMEYRSRVRESCNNVYNTANALAAVDPSYRDLVNLCSDPDRIINDYTFVPGTQDVVANPARRPVNMLGGTTYTHVQAGWTAPWKGKVTLGIRNLFDKNPPFSSDAFANSFDAQYLVPGQFFYMNYQQNF
- a CDS encoding Crp/Fnr family transcriptional regulator, whose translation is MSWPPFDNPCLNPPPEDAGPMGPCLHCQVRHLAVCSVLSREEMRALDSAAALQVLAPGAVLVRQGEPRRHVYTVTRGALRLVRLSADGRRQVAGFALPGDFVGLSGAELNQHDIEALGETELCRFGVDAMQRLGTQYPHLQGKLLERACTELDSAHERMMALARMNPTERLADFLLTLAERQARAGIAGPSIDLPMPRADIADHLGLTVETVSRCLTALRNRGLIALPGTYRVDILDLRGLETLKAA
- the hisS gene encoding histidine--tRNA ligase, with amino-acid sequence MIRPRTPPGVMELLPREQIAFQRMLDVIRRNYERFGFLPVETPVFELSDVLLTKSGGETERQVYFVQSTGALANAAADAEAGKGEGGLPELALRFDLTVPLARYVAEHEHELSFPFRRYQMQRVYRGERAQRGRFREFYQCDIDVIGKDALSIRYDAEVLAVIHAVFSELGIGAFRVQLNNRKLMRGFFEAQGVADPQRQALVLREVDKLDKRGADYVRETLTGPDFGLPAEAVARILAFVEVRSESHDDALAKIDAVLAEAGDAAGEVLRAGAAELREVLQLVKALGVPEAAYCLNFSIARGLDYYTGTVYETQLVDHPGIGSICSGGRYEDLASHYTKSKLPGVGISIGLSRLFWQLREAGLIEGAAESSVQAMVALMDESQLPQALDIARHLRAGGINTEVQMEPRKVGKQFQYASRAGIRFVVLAGEDELARGVVAVKDLVREQQFDVPREELAGTLRVELEQARALAGR